The Lolium perenne isolate Kyuss_39 chromosome 6, Kyuss_2.0, whole genome shotgun sequence genome segment CGCCATCATGTCCCTCCTCCCCACCAAGGACGCCGGCCGCACGCAGGTACTCTCTCGCCGATGGCGGCCCCTGTGGCACGCCGTGCCTCTCAACCTCGACGCCCGCGCCGAACTCCCCGGCAACCCAGCACACGCCCACACCGTCCCCGTTTCCGCCGTCTCGACGATCGTCTCGCAGCATCCTGGCCCCGCCCGGCGGTTCTCGTTCACCGGCTTCCACGCCGGCGACTTCGACGCCCAGATGGAGAGCTGGTTCCGCTCCCGCGCGCTGGACAAACTCGAGGAGCTCCATCTGTGCTGCCACACTAGCATCGATTCATCATCCGGGCTGCCTGAACAGAGCCAACGTCTGCCGCTATCTGTGCTCCGCTCCGCCTCTACCCTCCTCGTTGCCAGGATCGTTGGTTGCCGTTTTCCCGACGATATGCCGTCCATGGATTTCCCTGTCCTCGCGAAGCTCACTTTGGTCTACGTTTTAATCCCTGGGGACGTCTTCCACGGCTTGCTCTCTAGCTGCCATGCCTTGGAGAGCTTATACATGTCCGGAGTTTCTGCTACTACCGGTTCCCTCCGTGTTACCTCGCCGACTCTAAGGAGCATTGCCTTCCATCATTGGCCTAGCGCAAAAGCCGCCCAAGCCCAACTGGTCATCGAGGATGCTCCTCACCTTGTAAGGTTACTAATACCTTACGATTCCCAAGATGGTTGTGTGACTATCCGGGTAATCAGGGCACCTAAGCTCGAGATATTGGGCCCTTTTTTTCCCGTCCTCTCCAACCTCATCGTCTCCCAGGTAACAGCACCAGCATCCAGGAGGAATCTTGCATTTGGCGCATAATTTTGTTTGTGCtcattttttttctgttttcctcAGGGAATAAGCCCAGTCAGCTCCGCAAACTGGACCCGCAGTGTGAAGGTTTTGGCTCTCAGGTCTTCTGGCTTTGCATTGCACGCAGTTCTTAATATTCTCAGGTGGTTCCCCTCTTTGGAAAAGCTGTATGTCATTGTGAGTACTCGTCTTTGCTCGCTTTAAATGTCTGGTTTGATTGGCATATTTTCTTGTCTAGTTAGCAACAGCTTTAACAAATGCCTCTTCTTTGTATTTTGCAGTTTCGACCACACAAATACATTGAGATGGATAAGGAGGATGACCCTCTGTATGACCCACTACATCCAATCGAATGCCTTCAGGCCCATTTGAAACTTGTGGTATTCAAGTCATTTGTAGGCAATGAGAAGCAGGTTAACTTTGCCAGgttctttgttttgaactcaaaagtGGTAAACAGAATTCAATTTGaactcttcaagtacaagagtgaatcGGTGGCTTATCAGCACCAGCTGCTACAAGTGGAAAAAAGAGCTTCTCGGGGTGCTCAAATTCAATTTAGGAATCAACCAGCTCGTAGTGATCTCGATGCCAGCAAGCATATCCATGATTTGTCAGTGGCCGACCCCTTCAGAAATTGTCAAAATTGGGTTCATGCCTGAAGATTGCACTGTCTTGTGCTCATTTTGTAGACGCGGTTGATATATGAAGGTAGCATTATCTTCTGCCTATGCCTGATTTCTTTCTGGTCTGGAGTTCCAATGTAATTTGAGTAACTTATGAAGTCACCCGGGTTAATATCGCACAAGATGCTTTTTAGATGCAAAATGAGTTGGCTGGAAAGTTCTAATGGTGAGGAATGCAAAGAAGTTATGGACAAAATGTTGTAGCTGGGAGGGAGTTGGCTAAACCCAGCTGGTATGAATCTCTTCCTGATGCTATTACCGCGACAGGAGAAGTCTGATTGCCTTATCCTGACTGAACTGTGGAAAACAAGAAAGAAAACACAGCAGCCATCCAATTGATCCTGAACTAAGTATTTGAGCTTAGTTCCTTTGATTTATGTTATACAAGCCGTGAGGCAAACATTGCTAAACAGTGTTCCAGCAGCATGTGCCTGGAGTACCCGGGTGCTGGTGTTCTTATCTCCGTGTATTCATGATAACTCTTGTAATGTTTTCTTAAGTAATGTTGCTACCAAAACACATGTTTCTATTGAGAATTGTATCGCCTTTtctaatatatatatacaaaagcACAAAAGCTTTTATTTGATGTTCTGTTGAGAGGATATGCACTATTCTTTTGTCAAAGGATACGTAGTTGTCAAGCTAAGCTAGCAATTTGTAGTTTTGCTAATGATCCTAAGCAGCTGGAACATGCTTCGGTTGCCTACTGGTTGTTCTCTTATTAAAGTTTGTGGTTACTGTAATTGCATCCTTGTACAG includes the following:
- the LOC139829934 gene encoding putative FBD-associated F-box protein At5g50270, with translation MEKTEVAAVAAPGPERLDSDGNASKRADCDEADSDLISKLPDDMLSAIMSLLPTKDAGRTQVLSRRWRPLWHAVPLNLDARAELPGNPAHAHTVPVSAVSTIVSQHPGPARRFSFTGFHAGDFDAQMESWFRSRALDKLEELHLCCHTSIDSSSGLPEQSQRLPLSVLRSASTLLVARIVGCRFPDDMPSMDFPVLAKLTLVYVLIPGDVFHGLLSSCHALESLYMSGVSATTGSLRVTSPTLRSIAFHHWPSAKAAQAQLVIEDAPHLVRLLIPYDSQDGCVTIRVIRAPKLEILGPFFPVLSNLIVSQGISPVSSANWTRSVKVLALRSSGFALHAVLNILRWFPSLEKLYVIFRPHKYIEMDKEDDPLYDPLHPIECLQAHLKLVVFKSFVGNEKQVNFARFFVLNSKVVNRIQFELFKYKSESVAYQHQLLQVEKRASRGAQIQFRNQPARSDLDASKHIHDLSVADPFRNCQNWVHA